In Etheostoma spectabile isolate EspeVRDwgs_2016 chromosome 20, UIUC_Espe_1.0, whole genome shotgun sequence, the following are encoded in one genomic region:
- the ccdc142 gene encoding uncharacterized protein ccdc142 isoform X1: protein MRRVGMTWDAPGCSHTLMWRAESCYPLLWGRHLMRSVFHNNRARFLLIGYSYILCFQALLAGRCYFEPYFLREQHWINECILEKDMDHTNPEVLEDPGGEAAERENSKSLCPEKEQRKCSSCMAAEDLTPNGSWSQSSISRSLQRAETLLRSTFNPKLKWLFHGRSQDEEEEHFVAAANLVSRSSARLLRLQQALLTVAPQWQPVGPHLVCVKGLPAEGGVLFLPSSPSLQGHYTALRRLLEQRCLLLFVHEYTRRARLAAAYISRVSHLLEGQLKKSHLTPSQTPSSWPSIGVGLGSLSQELRVHLNHWSCLFSKVQSDHYLRPALVQQTRLLAEIKQTLDLLGLQALVLMEHYVYVILSAIAHTELDCVPREVLEDILTGTALYNQAVGEQRAQHSATQLRTAVLQQTHCSTLDSSLPKSFTAGHQPAAFSVKELMMVLAVHEANRAAKQLLCWASEQSYHTCQVHTNHEAYACSENCVCQGARLSCGASALRSEWTWEQLQHTYLISSPLFSNYPPLESSSRHTCHKTPPVYVPDHHLDSTIFENHYPVLAKPTFVQHRPDGSIKDQTSRCQTNIPQTGLSQTNAEGLAQPNLERQTTLGNLKLPQSVSPPSTTFHHRLALPLLGCCRQDRSSVEQLFQVLVSSSDLLAPLVSHTSTPEAPTEQLPNTRTDVLSPNGKNDLIILNDPTINAAGSVEGNSLSTEVNKDQKVEGPLQECDELEITTGKDASSGFESPEKKETGGAPGTTAEPDCLHWPHSVQWLDLGQSLVFAELFGQYRTLLWTLCSKALWLQLHVPQAGSTAGSINLQDKHRGFQILHRISQASQNDLVAKECRTMLEDFSLYLLVITAHALWTSDVQKFRFSSER from the exons ATGAGACGAGTcggcatgacatgggacgctccaggctgcagccatacactcaTGTGGAGAGCGGAGAGTTGTTATCCCCTCCTGTGGGGGCGGCACTTAATGCGCTCTGTTTTCCATAACAACCGGGCACGCTTCCTCCTGATTGGCTACTCCTACATCCTGTGTTTTCAGGCTTTGCTAGCTGGCAGATGCTATTTTGAACCATACTTCCTTCGTGAGCAGCACTGGATTAACGAGTGCATCTTAGAAAAGGA CATGGACCACACCAACCCAGAGGTACTTGAAGATCCTGGTGGAGAGGCAgcag aaCGGGAGAATTCTAAGTCATTGTGTCCAGAAAAAGAGCAG AGAAAATGCAGTTCCTGCATGGCGGCCGAGGATCTGACCCCTAATG GTTCCTGGTCACAGAGTTCCATCTCCCGTTCCCTGCAGCGAGCTGAGACGTTACTCAGAAGCACCTTTAATCCCAAGCTCAAGTGGCTCTTCCATGGCCGCAGTCAAGACGAAGAAGAGGAACATTTTGTAGCCGCTGCCAACCTGGTGTCCCGGTCCTCTGCACGTCTCCTGCGCCTGCAACAAGCTCTTCTGACTGTGGCCCCCCAGTGGCAGCCGGTCGGACCTCACCTG GTGTGTGTTAAAGGCCTCCCAGCAGAGGGTGGTGTTCTCTTCCtgccctcctccccctccctgcAGGGCCACTACACAGCCCTGCGGAGGCTCCTGGAGCAGCGATGCCTGCTGCTCTTTGTACATGAGTACACCAGAAGGGCTCGCCTAGCAGCAGCATACATATCCAGAGTGAGCCACCTGCTGGAGGGGCAGCTAAAGAAATCCCACCTGACACCTAGCCAG ACCCCGTCCAGCTGGCCTTCAATCGGGGTTGGTCTGGGCTCACTGAGTCAGGAGCTCCGGGTCCATCTCAACCACTGGTCCTGTCTATTTTCTAAAGTCCAGTCGGACCACTATCTGAGACCTGCTCTGGTCCAGCAGACCAGGCTGCTGGCGGAAATCAAACAGACTCTGGACTTACTCGGTCTGCAGGCACTGGTTTTAATGGAACATTATGTTTATGTCATTCTGTCTGCTATCGCCCACACGGAATTAGACTGTGTACCTAGAGAAGTCTTGGAGGATATTTTAACAGGTACAGCCCTGTATAACCAGGCAGTGGGAGAGCAGAGAGCGCAGCACAGCGCCACCCAGCTGAGGACTGCGGTATTACAGCAGACACATTGTTCCACACTGGATTCCAGTCTTCCAAAAAGCTTCACAGCAGGGCATCAGCCCGCTGCCTTCTCAGTCAAAGAGTTGATGATGGTTTTAGCAGTGCATGAAGCAAACAGGGCAGCCAAGCAGCTGCTCTGCTGGGCCTCTGAGCAGAGCTACCACACGTGTCAGGTTCACACCAACCACGAGGCCTATGCATGTTCTGAAAACTGTGTTTGTCAGGGGGCCCGGCTCAGCTGTGGGGCCTCTGCACTGAGATCTGAGTGGACCTGGGAGCAGCTGCAGCATACCTACCttatttcctctcctctcttctctaaTTATCCCCCCTTAGAGTCATCATCTCGCCACACCTGCCATAAAACTCCCCCTGTTTATGTCCCTGACCATCATTTGGACAGTACTATTTTTGAAAACCATTATCCTGTATTAGCCAAGCCCACATTTGTGCAACACAGACCAGATGGCTCTATCAAAGACCAAACCAGCCGTTGCCAAACAAACATACCCCAGACTGGTCTATCCCAGACAAATGCAGAAGGGTTGGCCCAACCAAATCTAGAAAGACAGACAACTTTAGGAAACCTTAAACTACCGCAGTCTGTTTCCCCTCCTTCAACCACCTTTCACCATCGTTTAGCCCTGCCTCTGTTAGGGTGTTGCCGGCAGGACCGTTCCTCAGTAGAGCAACTTTTTCAGGTGCTGGTTTCCTCCAGTGACCTGCTGGCTCCACTTgtttcacacacatctacaccaGAGGCACCGACTGAACAACTCCCAAATACGAGAACAGATGTGTTATCACCAAATGGAAAGAATGACTTGATCATTTTAAATGATCCGACCATAAATGCAGCAGGTTCAGTGGAAGGCAATAGTTTGAGTACAGAAGTCAACAAGGACCAAAAGGTGGAAGGACCTCTGCAGGAATGTGATGAACTGGAAATAACAACTGGGAAAGACGCCAG CTCAGGTTTTGAAAGCCCAGAGAAGAAGGAGACTGGGGGAGCACCGGGGACAACGGCGGAGCCAGATTGTCTCCATTGGCCTCACTCGGTACAGTGGTTGGACCTCGGTCAGTCGCTGGTGTTTGCCGAGCTGTTTGGACAGTACCGCACGCTGCTGTGGACTCTGTGCAGCAAAGCCCTGTGGCTGCAGCTGCATGTGCCACAAGCAGGAAGCACTGCAGGAAGCATCAACCTCCAAGACAAACACAGGGGGTTCCAAATCCTGCACAGGATCAGTCAAGCTTCACAGAACG ATCTGGTCGCCAAGGAGTGCAGAACCATGCTGGAGGACTTCAGTCTCTATCTGTTAGTCATTACAGCACATGCTCTGTGGACTAG tGATGTGCAAAAGTTTAGGTTCAGCTCTGAAAGATAA
- the slbp gene encoding histone RNA hairpin-binding protein isoform X1 — protein sequence MSDWTRAKRTDPHSSKPENRKRGIDGSLRERETCCRGRENGGHTDGSYRYTEKRHANFTTPESTGPVSRCSRAADWGSQVDDEDEMRRDVHRDMQRYRRRILGAEVTQRERKTSSGSSESCDSREGENMETDEAVLLRRQKQINYGKNTLAYDRYTKEVPKHMRQPGVHPKTPNKFRKYSRRSWDQQIKLWKVKLHAWDPPTEDGQDKVLNIGELGLDDVIDIELDFPTLPDSDQKTTASLPAHSLSLEGEDCSGTPVKVQKTESRVEPDMA from the exons atgtctgACTGGACCAGAGCCAAACGTACTGACCCTCACAGCAGCAAACCTGAAAATAG GAAACGAGGGATCGACGGAAGcctgcgagagagagagacatgttgTAGGGGCAGGGAGAACGGCGGGCACACCGACGGCAGCTACAGATACACTGAAAAAAGACATGCTAA TTTCACCACTCCAGAGAGCACAGGCCCGGTGTCTCGCTGCAGCAGAGCTGCTGACTGGGGCAGCCAGGTAGATGATGAGGATGAGATGAGGAGGGATGTACACAGAGACATGCAGCG TTACAGGAGGAGGATACTGGGTGCAGAGgtcacccagagagagagaaagacctCATCTGGCTCTTCTGAGAG CTGTGACtcaagagagggagaaaacatGGAGACCGATGAGGCTGTGTTGCTACGGCGCCAGAAACAGATAAACTATGGCAAGAACACACTGGCCTATGACCGATACACCAAGGAAGTGCCAAA ACACATGCGTCAGCCAGGTGTTCACCCAAAGACTCCCAATAAgttcaggaagtacagccgtcGCTCCTGGGACCAGCAGATCAAACTGTGGAAGGTCAAACTACACGCCTGGGACCCCCCAACAGAGGATGGCCAGGACAAAGTCCTCAATAT TGGGGAGCTGGGTCTCGATGATGTAATAGACATTGAGCTGGACTTCCCAACCTTGCCAGACTCAGACCAAAAGACCACAGCCTCTCTCCCCGCACACAGCCTTTCACTGGAG GGTGAGGACTGCTCGGGTACTCCAGTCAAAGTACAGAAGACAGAAAGCAGAGTGGAGCCTGACATGGCCTAG
- the ccdc142 gene encoding uncharacterized protein ccdc142 isoform X2: protein MRRVGMTWDAPGCSHTLMWRAESCYPLLWGRHLMRSVFHNNRARFLLIGYSYILCFQALLAGRCYFEPYFLREQHWINECILEKDMDHTNPEVLEDPGGEAAERENSKSLCPEKEQRKCSSCMAAEDLTPNGSWSQSSISRSLQRAETLLRSTFNPKLKWLFHGRSQDEEEEHFVAAANLVSRSSARLLRLQQALLTVAPQWQPVGPHLVCVKGLPAEGGVLFLPSSPSLQGHYTALRRLLEQRCLLLFVHEYTRRARLAAAYISRVSHLLEGQLKKSHLTPSQTPSSWPSIGVGLGSLSQELRVHLNHWSCLFSKVQSDHYLRPALVQQTRLLAEIKQTLDLLGLQALVLMEHYVYVILSAIAHTELDCVPREVLEDILTGTALYNQAVGEQRAQHSATQLRTAVLQQTHCSTLDSSLPKSFTAGHQPAAFSVKELMMVLAVHEANRAAKQLLCWASEQSYHTCQVHTNHEAYACSENCVCQGARLSCGASALRSEWTWEQLQHTYLISSPLFSNYPPLESSSRHTCHKTPPVYVPDHHLDSTIFENHYPVLAKPTFVQHRPDGSIKDQTSRCQTNIPQTGLSQTNAEGLAQPNLERQTTLGNLKLPQSVSPPSTTFHHRLALPLLGCCRQDRSSVEQLFQVLVSSSDLLAPLVSHTSTPEAPTEQLPNTRTDVLSPNGKNDLIILNDPTINAAGSVEGNSLSTEVNKDQKVEGPLQECDELEITTGKDASVCVLQLRF, encoded by the exons ATGAGACGAGTcggcatgacatgggacgctccaggctgcagccatacactcaTGTGGAGAGCGGAGAGTTGTTATCCCCTCCTGTGGGGGCGGCACTTAATGCGCTCTGTTTTCCATAACAACCGGGCACGCTTCCTCCTGATTGGCTACTCCTACATCCTGTGTTTTCAGGCTTTGCTAGCTGGCAGATGCTATTTTGAACCATACTTCCTTCGTGAGCAGCACTGGATTAACGAGTGCATCTTAGAAAAGGA CATGGACCACACCAACCCAGAGGTACTTGAAGATCCTGGTGGAGAGGCAgcag aaCGGGAGAATTCTAAGTCATTGTGTCCAGAAAAAGAGCAG AGAAAATGCAGTTCCTGCATGGCGGCCGAGGATCTGACCCCTAATG GTTCCTGGTCACAGAGTTCCATCTCCCGTTCCCTGCAGCGAGCTGAGACGTTACTCAGAAGCACCTTTAATCCCAAGCTCAAGTGGCTCTTCCATGGCCGCAGTCAAGACGAAGAAGAGGAACATTTTGTAGCCGCTGCCAACCTGGTGTCCCGGTCCTCTGCACGTCTCCTGCGCCTGCAACAAGCTCTTCTGACTGTGGCCCCCCAGTGGCAGCCGGTCGGACCTCACCTG GTGTGTGTTAAAGGCCTCCCAGCAGAGGGTGGTGTTCTCTTCCtgccctcctccccctccctgcAGGGCCACTACACAGCCCTGCGGAGGCTCCTGGAGCAGCGATGCCTGCTGCTCTTTGTACATGAGTACACCAGAAGGGCTCGCCTAGCAGCAGCATACATATCCAGAGTGAGCCACCTGCTGGAGGGGCAGCTAAAGAAATCCCACCTGACACCTAGCCAG ACCCCGTCCAGCTGGCCTTCAATCGGGGTTGGTCTGGGCTCACTGAGTCAGGAGCTCCGGGTCCATCTCAACCACTGGTCCTGTCTATTTTCTAAAGTCCAGTCGGACCACTATCTGAGACCTGCTCTGGTCCAGCAGACCAGGCTGCTGGCGGAAATCAAACAGACTCTGGACTTACTCGGTCTGCAGGCACTGGTTTTAATGGAACATTATGTTTATGTCATTCTGTCTGCTATCGCCCACACGGAATTAGACTGTGTACCTAGAGAAGTCTTGGAGGATATTTTAACAGGTACAGCCCTGTATAACCAGGCAGTGGGAGAGCAGAGAGCGCAGCACAGCGCCACCCAGCTGAGGACTGCGGTATTACAGCAGACACATTGTTCCACACTGGATTCCAGTCTTCCAAAAAGCTTCACAGCAGGGCATCAGCCCGCTGCCTTCTCAGTCAAAGAGTTGATGATGGTTTTAGCAGTGCATGAAGCAAACAGGGCAGCCAAGCAGCTGCTCTGCTGGGCCTCTGAGCAGAGCTACCACACGTGTCAGGTTCACACCAACCACGAGGCCTATGCATGTTCTGAAAACTGTGTTTGTCAGGGGGCCCGGCTCAGCTGTGGGGCCTCTGCACTGAGATCTGAGTGGACCTGGGAGCAGCTGCAGCATACCTACCttatttcctctcctctcttctctaaTTATCCCCCCTTAGAGTCATCATCTCGCCACACCTGCCATAAAACTCCCCCTGTTTATGTCCCTGACCATCATTTGGACAGTACTATTTTTGAAAACCATTATCCTGTATTAGCCAAGCCCACATTTGTGCAACACAGACCAGATGGCTCTATCAAAGACCAAACCAGCCGTTGCCAAACAAACATACCCCAGACTGGTCTATCCCAGACAAATGCAGAAGGGTTGGCCCAACCAAATCTAGAAAGACAGACAACTTTAGGAAACCTTAAACTACCGCAGTCTGTTTCCCCTCCTTCAACCACCTTTCACCATCGTTTAGCCCTGCCTCTGTTAGGGTGTTGCCGGCAGGACCGTTCCTCAGTAGAGCAACTTTTTCAGGTGCTGGTTTCCTCCAGTGACCTGCTGGCTCCACTTgtttcacacacatctacaccaGAGGCACCGACTGAACAACTCCCAAATACGAGAACAGATGTGTTATCACCAAATGGAAAGAATGACTTGATCATTTTAAATGATCCGACCATAAATGCAGCAGGTTCAGTGGAAGGCAATAGTTTGAGTACAGAAGTCAACAAGGACCAAAAGGTGGAAGGACCTCTGCAGGAATGTGATGAACTGGAAATAACAACTGGGAAAGACGCCAG TGTTTGTGTCCTTCAGCTCAGGTTTTGA
- the slbp gene encoding histone RNA hairpin-binding protein isoform X2: MSDWTRAKRTDPHSSKPENRKRGIDGSLRERETCCRGRENGGHTDGSYRYTEKRHANFTTPESTGPVSRCSRAADWGSQVDDEDEMRRDVHRDMQRRRILGAEVTQRERKTSSGSSESCDSREGENMETDEAVLLRRQKQINYGKNTLAYDRYTKEVPKHMRQPGVHPKTPNKFRKYSRRSWDQQIKLWKVKLHAWDPPTEDGQDKVLNIGELGLDDVIDIELDFPTLPDSDQKTTASLPAHSLSLEGEDCSGTPVKVQKTESRVEPDMA; encoded by the exons atgtctgACTGGACCAGAGCCAAACGTACTGACCCTCACAGCAGCAAACCTGAAAATAG GAAACGAGGGATCGACGGAAGcctgcgagagagagagacatgttgTAGGGGCAGGGAGAACGGCGGGCACACCGACGGCAGCTACAGATACACTGAAAAAAGACATGCTAA TTTCACCACTCCAGAGAGCACAGGCCCGGTGTCTCGCTGCAGCAGAGCTGCTGACTGGGGCAGCCAGGTAGATGATGAGGATGAGATGAGGAGGGATGTACACAGAGACATGCAGCG GAGGAGGATACTGGGTGCAGAGgtcacccagagagagagaaagacctCATCTGGCTCTTCTGAGAG CTGTGACtcaagagagggagaaaacatGGAGACCGATGAGGCTGTGTTGCTACGGCGCCAGAAACAGATAAACTATGGCAAGAACACACTGGCCTATGACCGATACACCAAGGAAGTGCCAAA ACACATGCGTCAGCCAGGTGTTCACCCAAAGACTCCCAATAAgttcaggaagtacagccgtcGCTCCTGGGACCAGCAGATCAAACTGTGGAAGGTCAAACTACACGCCTGGGACCCCCCAACAGAGGATGGCCAGGACAAAGTCCTCAATAT TGGGGAGCTGGGTCTCGATGATGTAATAGACATTGAGCTGGACTTCCCAACCTTGCCAGACTCAGACCAAAAGACCACAGCCTCTCTCCCCGCACACAGCCTTTCACTGGAG GGTGAGGACTGCTCGGGTACTCCAGTCAAAGTACAGAAGACAGAAAGCAGAGTGGAGCCTGACATGGCCTAG
- the slbp gene encoding histone RNA hairpin-binding protein isoform X3: protein MYQRKRGIDGSLRERETCCRGRENGGHTDGSYRYTEKRHANFTTPESTGPVSRCSRAADWGSQVDDEDEMRRDVHRDMQRYRRRILGAEVTQRERKTSSGSSESCDSREGENMETDEAVLLRRQKQINYGKNTLAYDRYTKEVPKHMRQPGVHPKTPNKFRKYSRRSWDQQIKLWKVKLHAWDPPTEDGQDKVLNIGELGLDDVIDIELDFPTLPDSDQKTTASLPAHSLSLEGEDCSGTPVKVQKTESRVEPDMA, encoded by the exons ATGTATCAGAG GAAACGAGGGATCGACGGAAGcctgcgagagagagagacatgttgTAGGGGCAGGGAGAACGGCGGGCACACCGACGGCAGCTACAGATACACTGAAAAAAGACATGCTAA TTTCACCACTCCAGAGAGCACAGGCCCGGTGTCTCGCTGCAGCAGAGCTGCTGACTGGGGCAGCCAGGTAGATGATGAGGATGAGATGAGGAGGGATGTACACAGAGACATGCAGCG TTACAGGAGGAGGATACTGGGTGCAGAGgtcacccagagagagagaaagacctCATCTGGCTCTTCTGAGAG CTGTGACtcaagagagggagaaaacatGGAGACCGATGAGGCTGTGTTGCTACGGCGCCAGAAACAGATAAACTATGGCAAGAACACACTGGCCTATGACCGATACACCAAGGAAGTGCCAAA ACACATGCGTCAGCCAGGTGTTCACCCAAAGACTCCCAATAAgttcaggaagtacagccgtcGCTCCTGGGACCAGCAGATCAAACTGTGGAAGGTCAAACTACACGCCTGGGACCCCCCAACAGAGGATGGCCAGGACAAAGTCCTCAATAT TGGGGAGCTGGGTCTCGATGATGTAATAGACATTGAGCTGGACTTCCCAACCTTGCCAGACTCAGACCAAAAGACCACAGCCTCTCTCCCCGCACACAGCCTTTCACTGGAG GGTGAGGACTGCTCGGGTACTCCAGTCAAAGTACAGAAGACAGAAAGCAGAGTGGAGCCTGACATGGCCTAG